A portion of the Vespa velutina chromosome 5, iVesVel2.1, whole genome shotgun sequence genome contains these proteins:
- the LOC124949028 gene encoding sodium-dependent nutrient amino acid transporter 1-like isoform X2: MGKLVSDVEVHSTSGFVNEGFQLENIELKDRKSSSTNQKINDRSDLEKYTIDIPNTIEIQREAWGGGLDFLMACIATSVGLGNVWRFPFTAYENGGGAFLIPYIIVLFFIGKPFYYLEGLLGQFTNKSCAKTWEMVPAMKGLGYGQAFAAFAVVSYYSSLMALTIYYLVASFQSVLPWSLCREEWQGQCFDAISNGTSINETTVVQSSAELYFRKIVLKEYDTIENGIGTPSWELAICLFVSWLCIFGVLCRGVKSTGKAVYFLAIFPYIVMIVLLVRSVTLEGALDGILFFVTPKWDMLWNPNVWYSAITQCFFSLSVCFGPILTYSSYNTFGHSVNRDVMIVTTLDTFTSLIAGCTIFGILGNLAHEMGSSDISKVVRGGTGLAFISYPEALARFDVVPQIFAIFFFIMMFVLGTGSAVALCGAIFCILSDHFPKVRQWILVLIISIIGYFIGLVYITPGGQWLITLVDYYGGTFVAIIIGVLEMITIFWIYGLSNFLNDIEFMLGTKPTFYWRMCWSVITPVLMIVILIYTIVSYRPPTYDGMNFPNYAYGIGWFLVFIGIGLIIAWFIYVLIQNMSTSISDTIKAALRPSEKKWGPNDPATRIKWKNFIIEKKFLPSRGLIGKYFK; this comes from the exons atgggAAAATTAGTGTCGGACGTGGAGGTACAC agtACAAGCGGTTTTGTTAATGAAGGTTTTCaattggaaaatattgaattgaaggatagaaaaagtagTAGTACTAATCAGAAAATTAATGATCGTTCTGATCTCGAAAAATATACCATTGATATTCCTAATACG atcgaaATCCAAAGAGAAGCATGGGGTGGTGGATTAGATTTTTTAATGGCTTGCATAGCCACGTCGGTCGGCCTTGGAAATGTTTGGAGATTTCCATTCACTGCATATGAAAACGGTGGCGGTGCATTTTTGATACCTTATAttattgttctattttttattggtaaaccattttattatttggaaGGATTGTTGGGTCAGTTTACGAACAAATCTTGTGCGAAGACATGGGAAATGGTACCAGCTATGAAAG GATTAGGATATGGACAAGCTTTTGCGGCATTCGCCGTAGTGTCGTATTATTCCAGCTTGATGGCCTTGACTATCTATTACTTGGTAGCAAGTTTCCAATCGGTACTACCTTGGTCGTTATGCCGTGAAGAATGGCAAGGACAATGTTTCGATGCGATTTCTAATGGTACGTCGATCAATGAAACCACTGTAGTTCAAAGTTCAGCGGAATTATATTTCAG aaaaatcgtTCTAAAAGAATACGATACCATAGAAAATGGTATCGGGACACCATCATGGGAACTTGCGATTTGTTTATTCGTCAGTTGGCTTTGTATATTCGGTGTTCTTTGTCGTGGCGTTAAGAGTACAGGAAAAGCTGTATACTTTTTAGCAATTTTTCCTTACATAGTGATGATAGTATTATTGGTAAGGTCAGTAACCCTTGAAGGTGCCCTAgatggaattttatttttcgttacaCCAAAATGGGATATGTTGTGGAATCCAAATGTTTGGTACTCAGCTATAActcaatgtttcttttctttgtccgTTTGTTTTGGACCAATATTGACTTATTCCTCGTACAATACTTTTGGTCATAGTGTTAAcag gGATGTGATGATAGTAACTACATTAGACACATTTACCAGTCTAATCGCTGGCTGTACAATTTTTGGTATTCTTGGGAACTTAGCACACGAAATGGGTAGTAGTGATATATCCAAAGTAGTAAGAGGTGGAACTGGTCTGGCATTTATCTCTTACCCAGAAGCCTTAGCTAGATTCGACGTTGTACCACAGATTTTcgcaatcttttttttcattatgatGTTTGTCCTTGGTACTGGAAGTGCTGTTGCTCTATGTGGCGCCATATTTTGTATACTTAGCGATCATTTCCCAAAAGTACGCCAATGGATCTTGGTTTTAATTATCAGTATCATTGGCTACTTTATTGGCCTTGTTTACATCACTCcg ggCGGACAGTGGCTCATTACTTTGGTCGATTATTATGGTGGAACATTCGTTGCTATTATCATTGGTGTGCTTGAAATGATTACGATCTTTTGGATCTATggtttatcaaattttttaaatgatattgagTTTATGTTAGGAACAAAACCAACTTTTTATTGGCGAATGTGTTGGTCAGTTATTACTCCAGTATTAATGatagttatattaatttacacgATCGTTTCTTATCGGCCACCAACTTACGATGGCATGAATTTTCCAAATTATGCTTATG gtATCGGATGGTTCCTAGTATTCATTGGTATCGGTTTAATAATAGCATGGTTTATTTACgtattaattcaaaatatgTCAACGTCAATCAGCGAT ACAATAAAAGCGGCTTTAAGACCTTCAGAAAAAAAGTGGGGACCTAATGATCCTGCGACGAGAATAAAgtggaaaaatttcattattgaaaaaaaatttctaccaTCCAGAGGTCTAATTGGAAAAtactttaaataa
- the LOC124949303 gene encoding abscission/NoCut checkpoint regulator isoform X1, whose product MSCNTCQTKFSFFKKEHACPTCGFSHCSKCLKYQHNVPSKTVKKICGRCYHKNKSINKLSNNMESPSSDSSEAPLAPIDIVRKLDSLENPAKPPIVMYTHANHWDKFKTGMEPADQEIVDRLRKLKGEDNKVRLPSIEEIKRRLAILKDEEPEEKTINIHQVDSRTDQEKTDDLIKEYLERLKLSSKSNADKEIEARLRALQDINNSKSNSSQSHSCNDFDDEDEHAVTKKIIEKAMAEVALEQKYDDLDELEEMEVETGTPNDDEDEKPSCVMCDQTVDLMKCKGCSGDLYCSICFEDNHDDFEMKKHKKVPFKPTNGMIPE is encoded by the exons ATGTCGTGTAATACGTGTCAAACGAAgttttcattctttaaaaaggaa CATGCTTGTCCTACTTGTGGTTTCTCGCATTGTAGCAAGTGTCTAAAATATCAACATAATGTACCAAGTAAAACAGTAAAGAAGATCTGTGGACGTTGTTACCACAAgaataaatctataaataaattaagtaaCAATATGGAATCTCCATCTTCTGATTCTTCAGAGGCTCCTTTAGCTCCAATTGACATTGTAAGGAA aTTGGATTCTTTAGAAAATCCAGCTAAGCCTCCTATCGTTATGTACACTCACGCGAATCATTGGGATAAATTTAAAACTGGTATGGAGCCTGCCGATCAAGAAATAGTAGATCGATTGAGAAAATTGAAAGgagaagataataaagtacGACTTCCTAGCATAGAAGAGATCAAGAGAAGGTTGGCAATATTGAAAGACGAAGAACCCGAAGAGAAAACCATAAAT ATTCATCAGGTAGATAGCAGAACGGATCAAGAGAAAACTgacgatttaataaaagaatatcttGAAAGACTTAAATTATCTTCGAAAAGCAATGCCGATAAAGAAATTGAAGCACGACTGCGAGCGCtacaagatattaataattctaaatct AACTCCAGTCAAAGTCATAGTTGTAATGACTTTGATGACGAAGACGAACATGCTGTGACgaagaaaatcattgaaaaagcAATGGCTGAAGTAGCTCTCGAACAAAAATATGACGACCTGGATGAACTTGAAGAAATGGAAGTAGAG actGGAACTCCAAACGATGACGAAGATGAAAAACCTTCTTGTGTGATGTGCGATCAAACGGTTGATTTGATGAAATGCAAAGGATGCAGTGGTGATCTTTATTGTTCAATATGTTTCGAAGATAACCACGATgactttgaaatgaaaaagcaCAAAAAAGTGCCTTTTAAGCCTACCAACGGGATGATTccagaataa
- the LOC124949028 gene encoding sodium-dependent nutrient amino acid transporter 1-like isoform X1: MGKLVSDVEVHSTSGFVNEGFQLENIELKDRKSSSTNQKINDRSDLEKYTIDIPNTVNIEIQREAWGGGLDFLMACIATSVGLGNVWRFPFTAYENGGGAFLIPYIIVLFFIGKPFYYLEGLLGQFTNKSCAKTWEMVPAMKGLGYGQAFAAFAVVSYYSSLMALTIYYLVASFQSVLPWSLCREEWQGQCFDAISNGTSINETTVVQSSAELYFRKIVLKEYDTIENGIGTPSWELAICLFVSWLCIFGVLCRGVKSTGKAVYFLAIFPYIVMIVLLVRSVTLEGALDGILFFVTPKWDMLWNPNVWYSAITQCFFSLSVCFGPILTYSSYNTFGHSVNRDVMIVTTLDTFTSLIAGCTIFGILGNLAHEMGSSDISKVVRGGTGLAFISYPEALARFDVVPQIFAIFFFIMMFVLGTGSAVALCGAIFCILSDHFPKVRQWILVLIISIIGYFIGLVYITPGGQWLITLVDYYGGTFVAIIIGVLEMITIFWIYGLSNFLNDIEFMLGTKPTFYWRMCWSVITPVLMIVILIYTIVSYRPPTYDGMNFPNYAYGIGWFLVFIGIGLIIAWFIYVLIQNMSTSISDTIKAALRPSEKKWGPNDPATRIKWKNFIIEKKFLPSRGLIGKYFK; the protein is encoded by the exons atgggAAAATTAGTGTCGGACGTGGAGGTACAC agtACAAGCGGTTTTGTTAATGAAGGTTTTCaattggaaaatattgaattgaaggatagaaaaagtagTAGTACTAATCAGAAAATTAATGATCGTTCTGATCTCGAAAAATATACCATTGATATTCCTAATACGGTAAAT atcgaaATCCAAAGAGAAGCATGGGGTGGTGGATTAGATTTTTTAATGGCTTGCATAGCCACGTCGGTCGGCCTTGGAAATGTTTGGAGATTTCCATTCACTGCATATGAAAACGGTGGCGGTGCATTTTTGATACCTTATAttattgttctattttttattggtaaaccattttattatttggaaGGATTGTTGGGTCAGTTTACGAACAAATCTTGTGCGAAGACATGGGAAATGGTACCAGCTATGAAAG GATTAGGATATGGACAAGCTTTTGCGGCATTCGCCGTAGTGTCGTATTATTCCAGCTTGATGGCCTTGACTATCTATTACTTGGTAGCAAGTTTCCAATCGGTACTACCTTGGTCGTTATGCCGTGAAGAATGGCAAGGACAATGTTTCGATGCGATTTCTAATGGTACGTCGATCAATGAAACCACTGTAGTTCAAAGTTCAGCGGAATTATATTTCAG aaaaatcgtTCTAAAAGAATACGATACCATAGAAAATGGTATCGGGACACCATCATGGGAACTTGCGATTTGTTTATTCGTCAGTTGGCTTTGTATATTCGGTGTTCTTTGTCGTGGCGTTAAGAGTACAGGAAAAGCTGTATACTTTTTAGCAATTTTTCCTTACATAGTGATGATAGTATTATTGGTAAGGTCAGTAACCCTTGAAGGTGCCCTAgatggaattttatttttcgttacaCCAAAATGGGATATGTTGTGGAATCCAAATGTTTGGTACTCAGCTATAActcaatgtttcttttctttgtccgTTTGTTTTGGACCAATATTGACTTATTCCTCGTACAATACTTTTGGTCATAGTGTTAAcag gGATGTGATGATAGTAACTACATTAGACACATTTACCAGTCTAATCGCTGGCTGTACAATTTTTGGTATTCTTGGGAACTTAGCACACGAAATGGGTAGTAGTGATATATCCAAAGTAGTAAGAGGTGGAACTGGTCTGGCATTTATCTCTTACCCAGAAGCCTTAGCTAGATTCGACGTTGTACCACAGATTTTcgcaatcttttttttcattatgatGTTTGTCCTTGGTACTGGAAGTGCTGTTGCTCTATGTGGCGCCATATTTTGTATACTTAGCGATCATTTCCCAAAAGTACGCCAATGGATCTTGGTTTTAATTATCAGTATCATTGGCTACTTTATTGGCCTTGTTTACATCACTCcg ggCGGACAGTGGCTCATTACTTTGGTCGATTATTATGGTGGAACATTCGTTGCTATTATCATTGGTGTGCTTGAAATGATTACGATCTTTTGGATCTATggtttatcaaattttttaaatgatattgagTTTATGTTAGGAACAAAACCAACTTTTTATTGGCGAATGTGTTGGTCAGTTATTACTCCAGTATTAATGatagttatattaatttacacgATCGTTTCTTATCGGCCACCAACTTACGATGGCATGAATTTTCCAAATTATGCTTATG gtATCGGATGGTTCCTAGTATTCATTGGTATCGGTTTAATAATAGCATGGTTTATTTACgtattaattcaaaatatgTCAACGTCAATCAGCGAT ACAATAAAAGCGGCTTTAAGACCTTCAGAAAAAAAGTGGGGACCTAATGATCCTGCGACGAGAATAAAgtggaaaaatttcattattgaaaaaaaatttctaccaTCCAGAGGTCTAATTGGAAAAtactttaaataa
- the LOC124949422 gene encoding klaroid protein-like, translating to MAIQSKLVSVVFIRNFYLPTGTSQALVKLMIFDLWFLYKVRHICRLSYQVSRPILRIIYFMAIGAGISLIYLLLNGNINSAICKEYNKNKNSRKSNVGILAISDRSKADTVLLKEEISKLKMKTFNLDMMMQKMNAELSSIHSPLRKTHLEMADFVSESVGGSVISTPDTESYFESKSTQYYFFGIPIWRPNYFTPRKVIQPWSQAGECWAFRGSHGKIVLELAIFATISHVTMEHIPVSMSLTEKIDSAPRKFIVFGYFRNQYIPIDTFEYNIQGSPTQTFAISKRELSNVPFKNIMLEILSNWGNEKYTCIYRFRIHGKSFE from the exons ATGGCGATACAA AGTAAACTTGTCTCCGTTGtct tcattcgaaatttttatttacctaCAGGTACAAGTCAGGCACtcgtaaaattaatgatttttgatTTATGGTTTCTTTATAAGGTTAGACACATTTGTCGACTTAGTTATCAAGTATCACGTCCaatattacgaattatttattttatggcAATTGGAGCag gtatatcattaatatatttattacttaatgGCAATATTAATTCGGCTATTTGCAAAgaatacaataaaaacaaaaattcgagGAAATCAAATGTTGGAATTCTTGCCATTTCTGATCGTTCAAAAGCCGATACGGTattattgaaagaagaaatatcaaaGTTAAAAATGAAGACTTTTAATCTCGACATGATGATGCAAAAAATG aATGCAGAATTAAGCAGCATTCATTCACCCTTGAGAAAAACAC ATTTAGAAATGGCTGATTTTGTATCAGAATCAGTCGGTGGTTCAGTGATATCAACGCCAGATACAGAATCATATTTTGAATCGAAGAGTACTCAGTATTATTTCTTTGGCATTCCAATTTGGCGGCCGAATTATTTCACGCCTCGGAAAGTAATACAG ccTTGGAGTCAAGCAGGAGAATGTTGGGCCTTTCGTGGTTCCCATGGAAAAATTGTATTAGAGTTGGCTATTTTCGCTACAATCAGTCACGTGACTATGGAACATATACCAGTTAGTATGTCCTTAACGGAGAAAATCGATTCGGCGccaagaaaatttattgtctTC GGTTATTTCAGAAATCAATACATACCAATTGATACATTCGAGTACAATATTCAAGGATCACCAACGCAAACATTTGCTATTAGC aaaCGTGAACTATCAAATgttccttttaaaaatatcatgctagaaatattatcaaattggGGTAATGAAAAATACACGTGCATATATCGATTTAGGATACACGGCAAatcttttgaataa
- the LOC124949303 gene encoding abscission/NoCut checkpoint regulator isoform X2, whose protein sequence is MESPSSDSSEAPLAPIDIVRKLDSLENPAKPPIVMYTHANHWDKFKTGMEPADQEIVDRLRKLKGEDNKVRLPSIEEIKRRLAILKDEEPEEKTINIHQVDSRTDQEKTDDLIKEYLERLKLSSKSNADKEIEARLRALQDINNSKSNSSQSHSCNDFDDEDEHAVTKKIIEKAMAEVALEQKYDDLDELEEMEVETGTPNDDEDEKPSCVMCDQTVDLMKCKGCSGDLYCSICFEDNHDDFEMKKHKKVPFKPTNGMIPE, encoded by the exons ATGGAATCTCCATCTTCTGATTCTTCAGAGGCTCCTTTAGCTCCAATTGACATTGTAAGGAA aTTGGATTCTTTAGAAAATCCAGCTAAGCCTCCTATCGTTATGTACACTCACGCGAATCATTGGGATAAATTTAAAACTGGTATGGAGCCTGCCGATCAAGAAATAGTAGATCGATTGAGAAAATTGAAAGgagaagataataaagtacGACTTCCTAGCATAGAAGAGATCAAGAGAAGGTTGGCAATATTGAAAGACGAAGAACCCGAAGAGAAAACCATAAAT ATTCATCAGGTAGATAGCAGAACGGATCAAGAGAAAACTgacgatttaataaaagaatatcttGAAAGACTTAAATTATCTTCGAAAAGCAATGCCGATAAAGAAATTGAAGCACGACTGCGAGCGCtacaagatattaataattctaaatct AACTCCAGTCAAAGTCATAGTTGTAATGACTTTGATGACGAAGACGAACATGCTGTGACgaagaaaatcattgaaaaagcAATGGCTGAAGTAGCTCTCGAACAAAAATATGACGACCTGGATGAACTTGAAGAAATGGAAGTAGAG actGGAACTCCAAACGATGACGAAGATGAAAAACCTTCTTGTGTGATGTGCGATCAAACGGTTGATTTGATGAAATGCAAAGGATGCAGTGGTGATCTTTATTGTTCAATATGTTTCGAAGATAACCACGATgactttgaaatgaaaaagcaCAAAAAAGTGCCTTTTAAGCCTACCAACGGGATGATTccagaataa